A single genomic interval of Microbacterium sp. zg-Y1090 harbors:
- a CDS encoding Ig-like domain-containing protein, producing the protein MRSFAWIGARPRTLASAGIVTVSALAITTMAFLYEGFPTTDVELNDGSVWVTKQDSYLVGRFNDASGVLDAGLRTVSDTYDIVQHGRTVLVLDEENSSVAPVDVATVSTTADVDIPAGSSVGVGGDTVSVLEPTDGALWVTSPSALQGFAAAADDPVASFGKGAVSVTGADGTVYVASPEQGTVTTVRPGPEQADVSAQEVEGLDKGDDVAITVADTTPVVLNRTDARLWVAGLGLRDLDGVADAVLQHPSTYSGHVGYATPTSLVTVPLSDGPVAEVEAGGTGAPAAPVSLKGCVYGAWGGSARFARDCPHDTDDLVSDIPGMAADAAVVFRVNRDVVVLNDVVAGSAWTVTDALELVDNWDDIIPPEGGDETDQTSTEVAEETSLPERTEINHPPVAEDDDFGVRPGRTTVLPVLDNDNDPDGDVLTATAQGGVSIGEIAPIYGGRALQITVPEGATGRDVFTYEVNDGRPGGTDQATVSLEVRPWTVNQAPVQRKVPVVVVEQGGQVTYSTLLDWVDPDGDDMFLRSAVVDGGDEVDFASDGEITFRAVGSVQGRREVAITVSDGDKDTVGVVQVDVRPVGSTKPITTPDHVVLRVDEKVTVSPLDNDVSPSGAPLRLARVTEVAGTRLQPDYNAGTFSFASSTPGVYYVQYLATDGPQTVIGLVRMDVLPQADADEKPVAVRDVALLPSGQDVRIDVLANDSDPSGGILVVQSVTVPPDARVSVAVTDHRYLLVTDQSGLSQPVTIQYQISNGRHSAQGDVVVIPIPAPAQLRPPVAADDSIVVRAGDVATIPVMENDYHPNGDAIRVLPDLIDPLMDPADGEVFVSEDTLRFRAGPEAKTVYATYEVADSQDQKDAGYVTIQILPVDAENNQAPRPRDLTARALSGTAVKIPIPLDGIDPDGDSVQLVGVASAPGKGRVLEVGQNFLRYEPFGDATGTDEFTYTVQDRLGRSATASIRVGIAPSAAVNQAPFAVKDVVLMRPQRTVAVPVTVNDSDPEGDEIVLLESGLEVPEGIEASVTGDRVFITSGEEPGTKTLTYTIRDAQGASAVGALVVTVDPDVPLQAPIARDDRVTIADIGDGETVDVEVLLNDEDPDGVRDRLAITTDEEDVSVGSGGVVRVPVLPEARVVRYDVTDGDDLSAAAFIHVPGMADLRPSLRTTGAIEVMSGEQVQIPLADHVLVAGGGRAIVTEAAKVSAVHSNGEPLVKDADVLVYTSADGYHGADAITFEVTDGTGPDDPEGRVATLTLPITVLPPDNEPPTLSGAALTVSPGEEAATLDLRALASDPNEEDELTFRLAGSVPDGFSASVSDAVLSVSADTSTPKGTIAPIQVEVTDGESDPVAATMTATVTASSRPLAVASDDVLSEAPQGVTQTIDVLANDQSPFPDQPLTVIDAQVEVGQTKGQPRALPDGRVEVTPGAEFVGSLVVRYRVRDATGDADRDVDGRIRLTVQGRPEIPGTPTVSSVQDRTVVLSWTPPSNNGAEITSYTVTSTAGNYTKTCASTTCTLDGLTNNVEYNFTVTATNRVGTSDASAPSATARPDARPDTPQPPRLGFGDRALDISWTTPTTPGSPVESFDLEISPAPPSGATQKTGVTGNALRWEGLENGTSYQVRVRAVNRAPEPSSWSSWSPSEIPAGPPAAPAAPTTARLSPVGTQAQLQVNWSPPAANGDPISSYTLQVMRGGAVMTTLENIGGGVTSQAVNVEASTTDYTFSVAATNKAGRGAFSATSAPIRAFVNPGAPGAAQARPGDRQLVVTAQAAAGNGANPAELDYQYSLNGGEWRGDWAALDKSATITGTIAGLGNGTGYSVRLRAVNRMDAAYASAASPASNQVVPYGKPNTPGVSAQRDGTSVVFSWSKPALNGRDVTVQIKVNNGGWESVAANGSRRVGNGYDQTHGIRVQAVDTEGQVSAAGSAQASTAPRPAPQNGAQTAKGAVTGGCATTCYFLTVQTERDFPAGNYRYRCLANGSQFNDWEGPVYFAAGGTTPLQCWYGNPGRGHTVQVQLPGVPDASQPKPTTW; encoded by the coding sequence GGTTCCCGACCACCGACGTCGAGCTCAACGACGGCTCCGTCTGGGTCACCAAGCAGGACAGCTACCTCGTCGGACGCTTCAACGACGCCTCCGGCGTGCTGGACGCCGGGCTGCGCACGGTCTCGGACACCTACGACATCGTGCAGCACGGCCGCACGGTGCTCGTCCTCGACGAGGAGAACTCCTCCGTCGCCCCTGTGGACGTCGCCACGGTCTCCACGACCGCCGATGTCGACATCCCCGCGGGGTCATCGGTGGGCGTGGGCGGCGACACGGTCTCGGTGCTGGAGCCGACCGACGGCGCGCTGTGGGTCACCTCGCCCTCGGCCCTGCAGGGCTTCGCCGCCGCTGCGGACGACCCCGTCGCCAGCTTCGGCAAGGGCGCCGTGTCGGTCACCGGTGCCGACGGCACCGTCTACGTCGCCTCTCCCGAGCAGGGGACGGTCACCACGGTGCGCCCGGGTCCCGAGCAGGCCGACGTCTCGGCGCAGGAGGTCGAAGGGCTCGACAAGGGCGACGACGTCGCCATCACGGTCGCCGACACGACGCCGGTGGTGCTGAACCGCACGGACGCGCGGCTGTGGGTGGCGGGTCTCGGCCTGCGCGACCTCGACGGCGTCGCCGACGCGGTGCTGCAGCATCCCTCGACCTACAGCGGCCATGTCGGCTACGCGACCCCCACCAGCCTCGTGACCGTGCCGCTCTCCGACGGTCCCGTCGCCGAGGTCGAAGCCGGTGGCACCGGTGCGCCCGCCGCGCCCGTCTCCCTCAAGGGCTGCGTCTACGGCGCCTGGGGAGGCTCTGCCCGGTTCGCGCGCGACTGCCCGCACGACACCGACGACCTGGTCTCCGACATCCCCGGCATGGCGGCGGATGCCGCCGTGGTGTTCCGCGTGAACCGCGACGTCGTCGTGCTCAACGACGTCGTCGCCGGCTCGGCGTGGACGGTCACCGACGCGCTCGAGCTCGTCGACAACTGGGACGACATCATCCCGCCGGAGGGTGGTGACGAGACCGACCAGACGTCGACGGAGGTGGCCGAGGAGACGTCGCTGCCCGAGCGCACCGAGATCAACCACCCGCCGGTCGCCGAGGACGACGACTTCGGCGTGCGGCCGGGACGCACCACCGTGCTGCCCGTGCTCGACAATGACAACGACCCCGACGGCGACGTGCTGACCGCGACGGCGCAGGGCGGGGTGTCGATCGGGGAGATCGCGCCCATCTACGGCGGGCGCGCGCTGCAGATCACGGTTCCCGAAGGCGCGACCGGTCGGGACGTGTTCACCTACGAGGTGAACGACGGCCGCCCTGGCGGCACCGACCAGGCCACCGTCTCCCTCGAGGTGCGACCCTGGACGGTGAACCAGGCGCCGGTGCAGCGCAAGGTGCCGGTGGTGGTGGTCGAGCAGGGCGGGCAGGTGACCTACAGCACCCTGCTGGACTGGGTGGACCCCGACGGCGACGACATGTTCCTGCGGTCGGCCGTCGTCGATGGCGGTGACGAGGTCGATTTCGCCTCGGACGGCGAGATCACCTTCCGCGCCGTGGGCTCGGTGCAGGGCCGGCGCGAAGTGGCGATCACCGTGTCCGACGGCGACAAGGACACCGTCGGCGTCGTGCAGGTCGATGTGCGCCCGGTCGGCTCCACGAAGCCGATCACCACGCCCGATCACGTCGTGCTGCGGGTGGACGAGAAGGTCACCGTCTCGCCGCTGGACAACGACGTCTCGCCCAGCGGCGCTCCGCTGCGTCTCGCCCGGGTGACCGAGGTCGCCGGTACCCGATTGCAGCCCGACTACAACGCCGGAACGTTCTCGTTCGCGTCGTCGACTCCCGGCGTCTACTACGTGCAGTATCTGGCCACCGACGGGCCGCAGACGGTGATCGGCCTGGTCCGCATGGACGTGCTGCCCCAGGCGGACGCCGACGAGAAACCCGTCGCCGTGCGCGACGTGGCGCTGCTGCCTTCCGGGCAGGATGTGCGCATCGACGTGCTCGCCAACGACTCCGACCCCTCCGGCGGCATCCTCGTGGTGCAGTCGGTGACGGTGCCGCCCGACGCCCGCGTCTCGGTTGCCGTCACCGACCACCGCTACCTGCTCGTGACCGACCAGTCGGGTCTGTCGCAGCCGGTGACCATCCAGTACCAGATCTCCAACGGACGCCACTCCGCGCAGGGCGACGTCGTGGTGATCCCCATCCCCGCCCCCGCGCAGCTGCGCCCGCCGGTGGCCGCCGACGACTCCATCGTGGTGCGCGCCGGAGACGTGGCGACGATCCCGGTGATGGAGAACGACTACCACCCCAACGGCGACGCGATCCGGGTGCTGCCCGACCTGATCGACCCGTTGATGGACCCTGCTGACGGCGAGGTGTTCGTCTCGGAGGACACGTTGCGGTTCCGCGCCGGTCCCGAGGCCAAGACCGTCTACGCCACCTACGAGGTCGCCGACTCCCAGGACCAGAAGGATGCCGGCTACGTCACCATCCAGATCCTCCCCGTCGACGCGGAGAACAACCAGGCGCCGCGCCCGCGCGACCTGACCGCCCGCGCGCTCAGCGGCACGGCGGTGAAGATCCCGATTCCGCTCGACGGGATCGACCCGGACGGCGATTCGGTGCAACTGGTGGGCGTGGCATCCGCGCCCGGCAAGGGTCGCGTGCTCGAGGTGGGACAGAACTTCCTGCGGTACGAGCCCTTCGGCGACGCCACGGGCACCGACGAGTTCACCTACACGGTGCAGGACCGGCTCGGCCGCTCGGCGACCGCCTCGATCCGCGTGGGCATCGCCCCGTCGGCGGCGGTGAACCAGGCGCCCTTCGCGGTGAAGGACGTCGTGCTGATGCGGCCGCAGCGCACCGTCGCGGTGCCTGTCACCGTGAACGACTCCGACCCCGAGGGCGACGAGATCGTGCTGCTCGAGAGCGGGCTGGAGGTGCCCGAGGGCATCGAGGCGTCGGTGACGGGTGACCGCGTGTTCATCACCAGCGGTGAGGAGCCGGGGACCAAGACCCTCACCTACACGATCCGCGATGCGCAGGGCGCGTCGGCCGTGGGCGCCCTGGTGGTCACGGTCGACCCGGACGTGCCCCTGCAGGCGCCGATCGCACGCGATGACCGGGTGACCATCGCCGACATCGGCGACGGCGAGACGGTCGACGTCGAGGTGCTGCTCAACGACGAGGACCCCGACGGCGTGCGCGATCGCCTCGCGATCACCACCGACGAGGAGGACGTGTCGGTGGGCTCCGGCGGTGTCGTGCGCGTGCCCGTGCTGCCGGAGGCGCGCGTCGTGCGCTACGACGTCACCGACGGCGACGACCTGTCGGCCGCGGCGTTCATCCACGTGCCCGGCATGGCCGACCTGCGCCCCTCGCTGCGCACGACCGGTGCCATCGAGGTGATGAGTGGGGAGCAGGTGCAGATCCCCCTCGCCGACCACGTGCTCGTCGCCGGTGGCGGCCGGGCGATCGTGACGGAGGCGGCCAAGGTCTCGGCGGTGCACTCCAACGGCGAGCCGCTGGTCAAGGACGCCGACGTGCTCGTGTACACCTCGGCGGACGGGTACCACGGGGCGGATGCCATCACCTTCGAGGTCACCGACGGCACCGGCCCCGACGACCCCGAGGGCCGGGTCGCGACGCTGACGCTGCCGATCACCGTGCTGCCGCCCGACAACGAGCCGCCCACCCTCTCGGGCGCGGCGCTCACCGTGTCGCCGGGCGAGGAAGCCGCGACGCTCGACCTGCGGGCGCTGGCATCCGACCCGAACGAGGAGGACGAGCTCACCTTCCGCCTGGCCGGATCGGTGCCGGACGGCTTCTCGGCCTCGGTGTCCGACGCAGTGCTGAGCGTGTCGGCGGACACCTCCACCCCCAAGGGCACCATCGCGCCGATCCAGGTCGAGGTCACCGACGGCGAAAGCGACCCCGTCGCAGCCACGATGACCGCCACGGTCACGGCATCCAGCCGCCCGCTCGCCGTGGCCAGCGACGACGTCCTCTCCGAGGCGCCGCAGGGCGTGACGCAGACGATCGACGTGCTCGCCAACGACCAGAGCCCGTTCCCCGACCAGCCGCTGACCGTCATCGACGCGCAGGTCGAGGTGGGACAGACCAAGGGTCAGCCGCGGGCACTGCCCGACGGCCGCGTCGAGGTCACCCCGGGGGCGGAGTTCGTCGGCAGCCTCGTGGTGCGCTACCGGGTGCGCGACGCCACCGGCGACGCGGACCGCGACGTCGACGGTCGCATCCGCCTCACCGTGCAGGGGCGTCCCGAGATCCCCGGCACGCCCACCGTCTCGAGCGTGCAGGATCGCACCGTCGTGCTGTCGTGGACGCCGCCGTCGAACAACGGCGCCGAGATCACGTCGTACACGGTCACCTCGACCGCGGGGAACTACACGAAGACGTGCGCGTCGACGACGTGCACGCTGGACGGGCTGACCAACAACGTCGAGTACAACTTCACCGTCACGGCGACGAACCGCGTCGGCACCTCCGACGCGTCGGCGCCGTCGGCCACCGCGCGCCCCGACGCGCGACCGGACACGCCGCAGCCCCCGCGACTGGGCTTCGGCGACCGTGCGCTGGACATCTCGTGGACGACGCCGACGACACCGGGATCGCCGGTGGAGTCGTTCGACCTCGAGATCTCGCCCGCGCCGCCGTCCGGTGCGACGCAGAAGACCGGCGTCACCGGCAACGCGTTGCGGTGGGAGGGCCTGGAGAACGGCACCTCGTACCAGGTGAGGGTGCGCGCCGTGAACCGCGCCCCGGAGCCGTCGAGCTGGAGCAGCTGGTCGCCGAGCGAGATCCCGGCGGGCCCGCCGGCCGCACCCGCTGCGCCCACCACCGCCCGGCTCTCGCCGGTCGGAACGCAGGCGCAGCTGCAGGTGAACTGGTCGCCCCCGGCGGCGAACGGCGACCCCATCAGCTCCTACACGCTGCAGGTGATGCGCGGCGGCGCCGTCATGACCACCCTGGAGAACATCGGCGGCGGGGTGACCTCGCAGGCCGTCAATGTGGAAGCCTCGACCACGGACTACACGTTCTCGGTCGCCGCCACCAACAAGGCGGGGCGGGGCGCGTTCAGCGCCACCTCGGCCCCGATCCGCGCCTTCGTGAATCCGGGCGCGCCGGGCGCCGCACAGGCCCGACCGGGTGACCGGCAGCTCGTGGTCACCGCGCAGGCCGCTGCGGGCAACGGGGCGAACCCGGCGGAGCTCGACTACCAGTACTCGCTCAACGGCGGCGAATGGCGCGGCGACTGGGCCGCGCTGGACAAGAGCGCCACCATCACCGGCACGATCGCCGGTCTCGGCAACGGGACCGGTTACTCGGTGCGCCTCCGGGCCGTCAACAGGATGGACGCCGCCTACGCCAGCGCCGCCTCGCCGGCGTCGAACCAGGTGGTCCCGTACGGCAAGCCGAACACGCCGGGGGTCAGTGCGCAGCGCGACGGCACCTCCGTGGTGTTCAGCTGGTCCAAGCCCGCGCTCAACGGCCGCGACGTGACGGTGCAGATCAAGGTCAACAACGGCGGTTGGGAGAGTGTCGCGGCCAACGGCAGCCGCCGTGTGGGCAACGGCTACGACCAGACGCACGGGATCCGCGTGCAGGCCGTCGACACCGAGGGTCAGGTCAGCGCCGCCGGTTCCGCACAGGCCTCCACCGCGCCTCGGCCCGCGCCGCAGAACGGCGCGCAGACGGCGAAGGGCGCGGTGACGGGCGGGTGCGCCACGACCTGCTATTTCCTGACGGTGCAGACCGAGCGGGACTTCCCCGCGGGGAACTATCGCTACCGGTGCCTCGCGAACGGCAGCCAGTTCAACGACTGGGAGGGCCCCGTCTACTTCGCCGCAGGCGGGACCACCCCACTGCAGTGCTGGTACGGAAACCCGGGGCGGGGGCACACCGTTCAGGTGCAGCTCCCGGGGGTGCCCGACGCGAGCCAGCCGAAACCCACGACGTGGTGA
- a CDS encoding AAA family ATPase yields MTMTVEQAAWFRDTFTRLADNVGHAVLGKDEVVRLVLTAMLAEGHVLLEDAPGTGKTSLARALAATVQGTSSRIQFTPDLLPSDVTGVTIYDQATHRFDFHKGPVFAQVVLADEINRASPKTQSALLEVMEESRVTVDGVAHEVGRPFLVIATQNPIEQAGTYKLPEAQLDRFLLKTTIGYPDLAAAERILAGSADRNPTAHLTPVITSHAVAEMADLAATVHVDPVLLRYAAQLAEATRDTRETTLGVSVRGMLAIVRAAKVRAASDGRHYVLPDDIKALALPVWSHRLVLDPEAEFSGVTAAGILQRVLEDTPAPQARAAA; encoded by the coding sequence ATGACGATGACCGTGGAGCAGGCCGCCTGGTTCCGTGACACCTTCACGCGCCTGGCCGACAACGTCGGTCACGCCGTGCTCGGCAAGGACGAGGTGGTGCGTCTCGTGCTGACCGCCATGCTCGCCGAGGGACACGTGCTGCTGGAGGATGCCCCCGGAACCGGCAAGACGAGCCTCGCGCGCGCCCTGGCGGCCACCGTGCAGGGCACGAGCAGCCGCATCCAGTTCACGCCCGACCTGCTGCCGTCGGACGTGACGGGCGTGACGATCTACGACCAGGCCACCCACCGGTTCGATTTCCACAAGGGACCCGTGTTCGCCCAGGTGGTGCTCGCCGATGAGATCAACCGCGCGTCGCCCAAGACCCAGTCCGCCCTGCTGGAGGTCATGGAGGAGTCACGTGTGACCGTCGATGGCGTCGCCCACGAGGTGGGGCGGCCGTTCCTCGTCATCGCGACGCAGAACCCCATCGAGCAGGCCGGAACGTACAAGCTGCCCGAAGCGCAGCTCGACCGCTTCCTGCTGAAGACGACGATCGGCTATCCCGACCTCGCGGCCGCCGAGCGCATCCTCGCCGGCTCCGCCGACCGCAACCCCACCGCACACCTCACGCCCGTGATCACCTCCCACGCCGTGGCGGAGATGGCCGACCTCGCGGCCACGGTGCACGTGGACCCGGTGCTGCTGCGCTACGCCGCGCAGCTGGCCGAGGCCACCCGTGACACCCGCGAGACGACCCTCGGGGTGTCGGTGCGCGGCATGCTCGCGATCGTCCGCGCCGCCAAGGTGCGCGCGGCATCCGACGGTCGGCACTACGTGCTGCCCGACGACATCAAGGCGCTCGCGCTGCCGGTGTGGAGCCACCGACTCGTGCTCGACCCCGAGGCGGAGTTCTCCGGCGTCACCGCAGCCGGCATCCTGCAGCGCGTCCTCGAGGACACCCCGGCGCCGCAGGCGCGCGCGGCGGCATGA
- a CDS encoding DUF58 domain-containing protein, whose translation MTAAAEPATPSLPRRGARRTVTAAPRRTLRARYEASVAPVVGPIVAPVARRMGRVLGVVTPLGAGVVVATVVAGLAGAVLGWWELTTLALCGVALLAVCAGFLIGRTRYDVSLDLTRQRVVVGERAVGSLTLRNPGTRAILPARAILPVGQARPVFEVPRLAPGAAHDDLFAIPTTRRAVLTVGPVSAVRGDPLGIFQRTQAWSDPLELFVHPHTVGLDGMSAGFLRDLEGLPTRDLSRDDVSFHALRPYAPGDDRRHVHWRSTARTGTLMVRQFEDTRRSHIVVALSRNAAEYADPDEFELAVSAAGSIAVQALRDDREISVMSQDFGVPTVAGRPLLDALSRIETAHAVASTPELAARVKTEALQASIVVMLTGSRVSTSVLRSAARTLPSGARVLGVSCTQGGPPDLRRLGDATVLTLGALSDLPVALRRVLA comes from the coding sequence ATGACGGCCGCCGCCGAGCCCGCCACCCCGTCGCTGCCCCGGCGGGGTGCCCGCCGCACGGTCACGGCGGCTCCGCGCCGAACCCTGCGGGCGCGGTACGAGGCGTCCGTCGCGCCCGTCGTCGGGCCGATCGTCGCGCCGGTCGCGCGCCGGATGGGACGCGTGCTCGGCGTCGTCACCCCGCTCGGAGCCGGCGTCGTGGTCGCGACCGTCGTCGCCGGTCTCGCCGGGGCTGTGCTGGGGTGGTGGGAGCTGACCACCCTGGCCCTGTGCGGCGTGGCCCTGCTGGCGGTGTGCGCCGGCTTTCTCATCGGACGCACCCGCTACGACGTGTCGCTGGATCTCACGCGCCAGCGCGTGGTGGTGGGAGAGCGCGCGGTGGGCAGCCTGACGCTGCGCAACCCCGGCACCCGGGCCATCCTGCCCGCGCGCGCCATCCTCCCCGTCGGGCAGGCCCGTCCGGTGTTCGAGGTGCCGCGGCTGGCACCCGGGGCCGCCCACGACGACCTCTTCGCCATTCCCACCACCCGTCGTGCCGTGCTCACCGTCGGCCCGGTCAGCGCCGTGCGCGGCGACCCGCTCGGCATCTTCCAGCGCACCCAGGCGTGGAGCGATCCGCTGGAGCTGTTCGTGCACCCGCATACGGTGGGGCTCGACGGGATGTCGGCCGGGTTCCTGCGCGATCTCGAGGGCCTTCCGACACGCGACCTGTCACGGGACGACGTGTCCTTCCACGCCCTGCGCCCCTACGCCCCGGGCGACGATCGCCGCCACGTGCACTGGCGCTCGACCGCGCGCACGGGAACGCTCATGGTGCGACAGTTCGAAGACACCCGTCGCTCGCACATCGTGGTCGCGCTGTCGCGCAACGCCGCCGAATACGCCGATCCCGATGAGTTCGAGCTGGCCGTCTCCGCCGCCGGCTCGATCGCGGTGCAGGCGCTGCGTGACGACCGCGAGATCTCCGTGATGAGCCAGGACTTCGGCGTCCCCACCGTCGCCGGCAGGCCGCTGCTCGATGCCCTCTCGCGCATCGAGACGGCGCACGCGGTGGCGTCGACCCCCGAGCTCGCCGCCCGCGTCAAGACCGAAGCGCTGCAGGCGAGCATCGTCGTCATGCTCACCGGCTCGCGGGTCTCCACGTCGGTGCTGCGCTCCGCCGCACGCACGCTGCCCTCGGGCGCGCGGGTGCTGGGGGTGTCCTGCACGCAGGGAGGGCCACCGGATCTGCGGCGGCTGGGGGATGCCACGGTGCTCACCCTCGGCGCCCTGTCGGATCTTCCCGTGGCGCTGCGGCGGGTGCTGGCATGA
- a CDS encoding transglutaminaseTgpA domain-containing protein, whose protein sequence is MTGPRATPVASPRLPVRAAVDLAAVAVLIGVSIVGFGPAFETSFFVVTGFGALLIGLGVAVAGARLRWGLLPVAALTVAAYFLFGAALAVPATALGGVVPTLDSLVTLAGGVVFSWKQFVTAVAPFEASDAFLVVPYLSVLLTSVISASVALRARAYGWALLPAGVLLVLAIAFGTTQPAAPLVQGAVFTVAAIGWTAYRRALATRQQSAEAGSIVTQKPARRLMAGAVVLILAAGLGAGVSAAAAPSGPRYVVRDAILPPIDLRDYVSPLQSFRAYVRDKADDTLFTVEGLPEGARVRLATLDAYDGVIYNVASEGAGASASFQRLGDRVPAAVDGEQATVEVEVGALRGVWLPGVGYLTGIRYDGDRADDLRRSTFYNRATGVGVVTSGLREGDRYTLDVVVPRTPTRGELEEAAVAPLQLPPQKNVPEGAASVAGSMAGGASSPFEQAAALATALSTKGFFSHGLEGEAVSRAGHGSERVQALLATPERMVGDDEQYAVTMALLAGQLGLPARVVMGFYPDEDAAGSTFTATGDNLHAWVEIAFDEHGWVVFDPTPPEDQIPTDQQTVPQTQLQPQTLQPPPPAQDPVNLPPDVPEDEGADDEDDEGAFAWLGVLGLIAAAVGLLLVLAAPFLAVLLLKLLRYRRRRGRGAPSERAQGAWDEIVDTARDLGAKPPTGGTRREDAREVAEALTAPGVVVVAERADAGIFGPGEPADEDVEALWRDVDEVIGGLRGSVGFWRRLRSRLSLRSLLSPAGAHRRTPRGGTSPAAVKEQP, encoded by the coding sequence ATGACCGGCCCGCGCGCGACCCCGGTCGCCTCTCCCCGCCTGCCGGTGCGCGCCGCCGTGGACCTCGCCGCCGTGGCGGTGCTCATCGGCGTCTCCATCGTCGGGTTCGGCCCGGCCTTCGAGACCTCGTTCTTCGTCGTGACCGGCTTCGGCGCCCTCCTGATCGGCCTGGGCGTGGCCGTGGCGGGCGCGCGGCTGCGCTGGGGGCTGCTGCCGGTGGCCGCCCTCACCGTCGCGGCCTACTTCCTCTTCGGCGCCGCGCTGGCCGTCCCCGCCACCGCGCTGGGCGGGGTGGTGCCGACCCTCGACAGTCTGGTGACCCTCGCCGGCGGGGTCGTGTTCTCATGGAAGCAGTTCGTCACCGCCGTCGCGCCCTTCGAGGCATCCGACGCGTTCCTGGTCGTGCCGTATCTGTCGGTGCTGCTGACCTCGGTCATCTCGGCGTCGGTCGCCCTGCGCGCCCGGGCGTACGGCTGGGCTCTGCTGCCGGCGGGGGTGCTGCTCGTGCTGGCGATCGCGTTCGGCACCACGCAGCCCGCCGCGCCGCTCGTGCAGGGAGCCGTCTTCACGGTGGCGGCCATCGGGTGGACGGCCTACCGCCGCGCACTCGCGACGCGGCAGCAGTCCGCCGAGGCGGGCTCCATCGTGACGCAGAAGCCCGCCCGCCGCCTGATGGCCGGCGCGGTCGTGCTCATCCTCGCGGCCGGGCTCGGCGCCGGCGTCAGCGCCGCCGCGGCGCCGTCGGGCCCGCGCTACGTCGTGCGCGACGCGATCCTGCCCCCGATCGACCTGCGGGACTACGTCAGTCCTCTGCAGTCGTTCCGCGCGTACGTGCGCGACAAGGCCGACGACACGCTGTTCACCGTCGAGGGACTGCCCGAGGGGGCACGGGTGCGCCTGGCCACCCTCGATGCCTACGACGGCGTCATCTACAACGTGGCCAGTGAGGGCGCGGGAGCGTCGGCCAGCTTCCAGCGGCTGGGCGATCGGGTGCCCGCCGCCGTCGACGGCGAGCAGGCCACCGTCGAGGTGGAGGTCGGCGCGCTGCGCGGCGTGTGGCTGCCCGGCGTCGGCTATCTCACCGGCATCCGCTACGACGGCGACCGCGCCGACGACCTGCGTCGCTCGACGTTCTACAACCGCGCGACGGGCGTGGGCGTGGTCACCTCGGGGCTGCGCGAGGGTGACCGGTACACGCTGGACGTCGTCGTTCCCCGCACCCCCACCCGAGGCGAGCTCGAGGAAGCCGCCGTCGCCCCGCTGCAGCTGCCGCCGCAGAAGAACGTGCCCGAGGGTGCCGCCTCGGTGGCGGGATCCATGGCCGGCGGAGCGTCGTCGCCCTTCGAGCAGGCCGCTGCGCTGGCGACGGCCCTGTCGACCAAGGGGTTCTTCAGTCACGGGCTCGAAGGCGAGGCCGTCTCGCGGGCCGGCCACGGATCGGAGCGCGTTCAGGCGCTGCTGGCCACGCCCGAGCGGATGGTGGGCGATGACGAGCAGTACGCCGTGACGATGGCGCTGCTGGCGGGACAGCTCGGGCTTCCGGCCCGGGTCGTCATGGGCTTCTACCCCGACGAGGATGCCGCCGGCAGCACCTTCACCGCGACGGGCGACAACCTGCACGCCTGGGTGGAGATCGCGTTCGACGAACACGGCTGGGTGGTGTTCGATCCCACCCCGCCCGAGGATCAGATCCCCACCGACCAGCAGACCGTGCCGCAGACCCAGCTGCAGCCCCAGACCCTGCAGCCGCCGCCGCCCGCTCAGGATCCGGTGAACCTTCCGCCCGACGTCCCCGAGGACGAAGGCGCGGACGACGAGGACGACGAGGGGGCCTTCGCCTGGCTGGGCGTGCTGGGTCTCATCGCCGCCGCGGTGGGGCTGCTGCTCGTGCTGGCGGCGCCGTTCCTGGCCGTGCTGCTGCTGAAGCTGCTGCGCTACCGGCGTCGCCGCGGGCGGGGCGCGCCGTCGGAGCGGGCGCAGGGCGCATGGGACGAGATCGTCGACACCGCGCGCGACCTCGGCGCGAAGCCGCCCACCGGCGGCACGCGCCGTGAGGACGCGCGCGAGGTGGCGGAGGCGCTCACGGCGCCCGGGGTGGTCGTCGTGGCCGAGCGTGCGGACGCCGGGATCTTCGGCCCGGGAGAGCCGGCCGACGAGGACGTCGAGGCGCTGTGGCGCGACGTCGACGAGGTCATCGGGGGCCTGCGCGGCTCGGTCGGGTTCTGGCGTCGGCTACGATCGCGGCTGAGCCTGCGGTCGCTGCTGTCGCCTGCGGGCGCGCACCGCCGCACCCCCCGAGGCGGCACTTCACCCGCCGCTGTGAAGGAGCAGCCATGA